In Carya illinoinensis cultivar Pawnee chromosome 6, C.illinoinensisPawnee_v1, whole genome shotgun sequence, a single genomic region encodes these proteins:
- the LOC122313442 gene encoding uncharacterized protein LOC122313442 isoform X2, translated as MSSLCFSFRILLSPPWRRKNLCFVIFLRSKSKISFIPSAVSSSTSDDSVPTPKQSQQLRNDPSEGQYKLAVTPKLNETGVPKPQSWFGPTGQYIRELPCPTCRGRGYTPCTECGIERSRLDCSQCNGKGIMTCQQCLGDCVIWEESIDERPWEKARSTSPLKVKEDDEVDNLELKMGKKKKAKRVYPSPPPEVGLKISRSLKSLNAKTGLFSKRMKIIHSDPTLQAQRVAAIKKAKGTAAARRRASEALKAFFSDPENRHKRSIAMKGVRFYCRNCGREGHRRHYCPELRDSLIGRRFKCRLCGEKGHNRRTCQKSRSSNNGNTVIKNHHCRLCRQSGHNRRTCPQITGVKLSGTHAKRGLHIGNRTCTCRLCGEKGHNIRTCPRRIINPLMINPQAEE; from the exons ATGTCCTCGCTCTGTTTCTCATTTCGAATTCTGCTGTCACCTCCATGGAGGCGCAAAAACTTGTGTTTCGTGATATTCCTCCGTTCCAAGAGTAAGATTAGCTTCATCCCAAGCGCTGTTTCCTCCTCTACCAGTGATGATTCCGTTCCAACTCCCAAACAAAGCCAGCAG TTGCGTAACGATCCATCCGAAGGGCAATACAAGCTCGCTGTTACCCCaaagct GAATGAGACTGGTGTCCCCAAACCACAGTCCTGGTTTGGTCCAACTGGGCAGTACATCAGAGAGCTACCCTGCCCAACTTGTCGGGGCAGAGGTTATACTCCTTGTACAGAGTGTGGAATAGAGAGATCCAGATTAGACTGTTCACAATGTAATGGGAAG GGTATAATGACTTGTCAACAGTGTTTGGGCGATTGTGTCATATGGGAAGAGTCAATTGATGAGCGACCATGGGAGAAAGCTCGCTCTAC TTCTCCTCTCAAAGTGAAGGAAGATGATGAAGTTGACAATTTAGAGCTCAAGATGGGCAAGAAGAAAAAGGCAAAGCGTGTTTATCCGTCACCACCTCCTGAAGTCGGATTAAAAATTAGCCGATCACTGAAA AGTCTCAATGCCAAAACAGGTCTATTTAGCAAGAGAATGAAAATTATCCATAGCGATCCTACACTTCAAGCACAAAGAGTAGCTGCAATTAAG AAAGCCAAAGGAACAGCTGCAGCACGAAGGCGTGCTTCTGAAGCTTTAAAAGCTTTCTTTAGTGATCCGGAAAATCGTCACAAGAGGAGCATTGCTATGAAAG GAGTAAGATTTTACTGCAGAAATTGTGGACGTGAGGGTCACAGGAGACACTACTGTCCAGAACTGAGGGATAGTTTGATCGGTAGGCGGTTCAAGTGTAGGTTGTGTGGAGAAAAGGGCCATAACAGAAGAACCTGCCAAAAATCAAGGTCAAGCAATAATGGAAACACCGTTATAAAGAATCATCATTGCAGACTGTGTCGTCAAAGTGGCCACAATCGCAGAACTTGCCCTCAGATAACAGGGGTAAAGCTGAGTGGTACTCATGCCAAAAGAGGCTTGCACATTGGAAACAGAACATGCACTTGCCGGTTGTGTGGAGAAAAAGGGCACAATATTAGGACATGCCCTCGAAGAATTATAAATCCCTTGATGATTAATCCTCAAGCCGAAGAATGA
- the LOC122313442 gene encoding uncharacterized protein LOC122313442 isoform X1, protein MSSLCFSFRILLSPPWRRKNLCFVIFLRSKSKISFIPSAVSSSTSDDSVPTPKQSQQLRNDPSEGQYKLAVTPKLWNETGVPKPQSWFGPTGQYIRELPCPTCRGRGYTPCTECGIERSRLDCSQCNGKGIMTCQQCLGDCVIWEESIDERPWEKARSTSPLKVKEDDEVDNLELKMGKKKKAKRVYPSPPPEVGLKISRSLKSLNAKTGLFSKRMKIIHSDPTLQAQRVAAIKKAKGTAAARRRASEALKAFFSDPENRHKRSIAMKGVRFYCRNCGREGHRRHYCPELRDSLIGRRFKCRLCGEKGHNRRTCQKSRSSNNGNTVIKNHHCRLCRQSGHNRRTCPQITGVKLSGTHAKRGLHIGNRTCTCRLCGEKGHNIRTCPRRIINPLMINPQAEE, encoded by the exons ATGTCCTCGCTCTGTTTCTCATTTCGAATTCTGCTGTCACCTCCATGGAGGCGCAAAAACTTGTGTTTCGTGATATTCCTCCGTTCCAAGAGTAAGATTAGCTTCATCCCAAGCGCTGTTTCCTCCTCTACCAGTGATGATTCCGTTCCAACTCCCAAACAAAGCCAGCAG TTGCGTAACGATCCATCCGAAGGGCAATACAAGCTCGCTGTTACCCCaaagctgtg GAATGAGACTGGTGTCCCCAAACCACAGTCCTGGTTTGGTCCAACTGGGCAGTACATCAGAGAGCTACCCTGCCCAACTTGTCGGGGCAGAGGTTATACTCCTTGTACAGAGTGTGGAATAGAGAGATCCAGATTAGACTGTTCACAATGTAATGGGAAG GGTATAATGACTTGTCAACAGTGTTTGGGCGATTGTGTCATATGGGAAGAGTCAATTGATGAGCGACCATGGGAGAAAGCTCGCTCTAC TTCTCCTCTCAAAGTGAAGGAAGATGATGAAGTTGACAATTTAGAGCTCAAGATGGGCAAGAAGAAAAAGGCAAAGCGTGTTTATCCGTCACCACCTCCTGAAGTCGGATTAAAAATTAGCCGATCACTGAAA AGTCTCAATGCCAAAACAGGTCTATTTAGCAAGAGAATGAAAATTATCCATAGCGATCCTACACTTCAAGCACAAAGAGTAGCTGCAATTAAG AAAGCCAAAGGAACAGCTGCAGCACGAAGGCGTGCTTCTGAAGCTTTAAAAGCTTTCTTTAGTGATCCGGAAAATCGTCACAAGAGGAGCATTGCTATGAAAG GAGTAAGATTTTACTGCAGAAATTGTGGACGTGAGGGTCACAGGAGACACTACTGTCCAGAACTGAGGGATAGTTTGATCGGTAGGCGGTTCAAGTGTAGGTTGTGTGGAGAAAAGGGCCATAACAGAAGAACCTGCCAAAAATCAAGGTCAAGCAATAATGGAAACACCGTTATAAAGAATCATCATTGCAGACTGTGTCGTCAAAGTGGCCACAATCGCAGAACTTGCCCTCAGATAACAGGGGTAAAGCTGAGTGGTACTCATGCCAAAAGAGGCTTGCACATTGGAAACAGAACATGCACTTGCCGGTTGTGTGGAGAAAAAGGGCACAATATTAGGACATGCCCTCGAAGAATTATAAATCCCTTGATGATTAATCCTCAAGCCGAAGAATGA